DNA from Thermomicrobium roseum DSM 5159:
TCCACGGCGACCTCAGCCAGGCCATGCGCGATCGCGCCATGCAGCGCTTCCGCGCTGGACAAGTCGACCTGCTGATCGCCACCGACGTCGCGGCACGTGGATTGGACATTCCGGCGGTCAGTCATGTCATCAACTTCGATATCCCCAGCGATCCGGAATCCTACGTGCACCGGATCGGTCGCACTGGACGTGCTGGGGCAACGGGCACCGCGATCACGTTGATCGAACCGCGGGAACGCTGGCTCTTGCGCACGATCGAACGAGCGATCGGGCAGCGACTCATCCCGAAGCGCATCCCGACCCGCGAGGAGATTGCGCGTCGCCAACGCGAGCTTCTCGGCGCATCGCTCTCGGAAGTGATCGAGCAGCGCGATCTCGAACTCGGGCGTAGGATCGTCGATCAGCTGCTCCCGGATCACGATGCGGTCGATATCGCGGCAGCCGCTGTTCTGCTTCTCCTGGAAGCTCGGAACGTCAGCCCGGAACGGGCCGGCGACCTGACGGAGATCGAGCGAGCCGAGCCAGGTATGGTCCGCCTGCGACTCGAACTCGGACGACGCGACGGTATTCGCCCGAGCGATATCGTGGGTGCCATCGCCAATGAGGCCGGCATACCCGGTAAGGAAATCGGGCAGATCGAGATCGCCGACCGGTACACGCTCGTCGACGTGCCGCAGCGCGCAGCCGACCGCGTGGTCGCTGCGCTCAGCCGCACGCGCCTGCGCGGCCGGGCGGTCGTCGTCCGCCGACTCGACAGCACCCGATAACGTCTCACCTTGCCCGATCCGGCTGCTCCTTGGCACACTTTTTAAGGAACGCCGGCTCTTCGCGGTCGGTCGAACACGCTAACGTGACTGGCCCGCGAGCACTCGACCTGGTGCCCCGTGCTCTCCCAAACGATGAGCAAACCATGACCGGTATCGCGGGGTACCGCTGATCGGACTGCCGTCGTCATCCACGACGGTCAAAGATGTTGACGGAGGAAGGTGAGATCCATGGCTGGCCACTCCAAGTGGGCCCAGATCAAACGACAGAAGCAGGCCGCCGACTTCCGCAAGGGACAGATCTTCAGCAAGCTGGCTCGCGAGATCCATGTCGCAGTGCGCGAAGGCGGTCCGAACCCGGAGACGAACGTGCGGCTGCGCATGGCGATCGAGCGCGCGCGGCGCGAGGGTATGCCGAAGGACACCATCGAAAACGCGATCGCCAAGGCGAGCGGTGCGGCTGGCGGAGCGGCTGAATACGAGACGATCGTCTACGAAGGGTACGGGCCGGGCGGCGTCGCCATCATGGCTATCGCCTTGACGGACAACCGCAACCGGACAGCCTCGGTGGTTCGACACATTTTCTCCAAGTACGGTGGTTCGCTCGGCGAGACCGGCTCGGTAGCCTGGCAGTTCGAAACCGTTGGGCAGATCGTCGTCGCCACTGACGGTCATGATCCAGAGGAGATCGCACTCGCTGCGATCGACGCAGGCGCTCGCGATTTCGAGGTGGAAGACGATTCGGTCATCATCACGACCGATCCCGACCAGCTGAGCGACGTGGCGGAGAAGTTAGAGGCAGCCGGCTACCAGATCCGCCAGGCTGACATCCAACGCATCCCGACCACGACGGTCGAGCTCGAGGGCGGTCAGGCTCAGAGCGCCCTCAAGCTGCTCGAAGCGCTCGAGGACTTGGACGACGTGCAGGAGGTCTACACCAACGCGAGTTTTCCTGCCGAAGTGCGCAGCGCCGTGTAATCATCGCTGTCCCACGGGGTCGAATCGTGCAACAGCGCTCGGTGCCTGCACCGAGCGCTGTTCGTCTCTCGAAAGAGAAAGACGCCTCGTTATCAGCCGATCTGCTAGGATGCCTCAGCTGGCAACGCACGAAGGAGTTCTTGTGCTCGGTTTTCGCTTCGACGGGAGTTGATCACATGTGGAAGCTGACCATACCAGTCTGGGAACTCATCCTGCGTGGTCTGGCGATCTACTTACTCTTCATCCTCGCGCTGCGACTCTTCGGTAAACGGCAACTCGGTCAGTTCACGGTTTTCGATCTCGCCTTGTTGCTCCTTACGGCTAATTCGCTCCAGCCCGCTATGACGGGGACGGACTCCTCGCTGCTCGGCGGGATCATTCTGAGCGGCACCCTCTTCATCGGCAATTGGTCGCTCGGTTGGGCCTCGTTGCGTTTTCCCCCGCTGAAACGGCTGCTCCAGCCACCGCCGAGCATTCTCGCCCGCGATGGACGATGGGATCGGCGAGCACTGCGCCGCGAGTGGATCGATCTCGAGAAAGCAGAAGCGGCCCTGCGTCACGCTGGTCTTGAGGACATCTCGCAAGCCGCACTCGTCGTCCTCGAAGCTGACGGTACGATCTCTGTCATACCGAAGCAGAGTGCGGTACGAAGTCAGGAGAGGACCCCATGAGCTGGTACGAGCGACTCGGTGTCCGGCGTGTCATCAACGCCGATGCCCGTCTGACGCGGCTCGGCGGTTCCATCATGCCGCCCGAAGTCATCGCCGCGATGGCGGAGGCTGCACAATGGTATGTCGATCTCGTCGAGCTCCAGCGGGCGGTTGGGCGACGATTGGCCGACCTGACGAGGAACGAAGCAGCCTACGTCACTGCCGGCGCGGCGGCAGGGTTGACGCTGGCGACGCTGGCCTGCGTGACTGGTCCGGATCCGGCGAGTATTGCGCGCCTTCGCGCTCAGTTCCCGGACCTCGAAGGTTACAAGGATCAGGTCGTCATCCAGGCCGCTCACCGGATCCCGTACGACCCGGCGATTCGGCTCGCTGGAGTCCAGCTGGTTCAGATCGGGAACGCACTGGCCACCGATCCATGGGAACTGGAATCAGCGCTCAGCGAGCGCACCGCAGCAGTGGTGTACGTCGCCGGAGCGCACTTGGCACGCGGCGCTCCCCCGCTGGAGGAGGTCGTGGCAGTCGCTCATGCACACGACGTCCCGGTCATCGTCGATGCTGCGGCCCAGCTTCCACCAGCTGAGAACCTCTGGCGCTTCACGCGCGATCTGGGAGCCGATCTCGCGATTTTCAGTGGTGGCAAGGACTTGGCTGGACCGCAATCGACCGGCTTGATCGTCGGCCGTGCCGACCTGATCGAGGCGATCGCCCTCCACGGTCCCCCATACCAGCAACTCGGCCGCCCCTTCAAGGTGAGCCGCGAAGAGCTGATCGGTCTCCTCGTGGCGGTGGAGCGATACCTCACTCTCGACCATGAAGCACGCGTGCGCGCCTGTGAGGACACGGTAGCTGCCTGGATCGCAGACTTCAGTAGGATACCTGGCGTCCGCGCGACGCGTGCGTTCCCGAACGAAGCCGGGCAGCCGTTGCCTCGGCTCGTTCTGGAGATCGATCCATCCTGCTGCGGCATGACCGCCCGCGAGTTGCGCGATCGCCTGTGGGAGGGAGACCCCCGGATCGCGGTCGCCTTGCACGACGAGCATCGGATTTCGCTGACAGCCGAAACGTTGGAGCCCGGCGAGGCCGAGGTCGTCGCGGAGCGCATTCGCACCATTCTCCGCACGACCCAACATTGAGGCCCGTGCCTCGGAGAACCGGTTCGCCTGCTCGAGAGTCAGTCGGATTCCGCGAACGGACGCGCGCCTCGTTGCTGCGGCGCGCGTCCGTCCCAGTTCTGTCTGGCGCTGCGATCAGAAGAGCGCGAGTTCCGTCTGCGGATCGAAGGCGTGCAGGTGCTCGACCTTCACCGTGACCGCGGCGAGTTCACCGACCGAGAAGTGCACATGTGGATCAGCCTTGGCGATGATCGTTCCGGCCGGGCCCCGCAAGTGCACGAGTGTCTCCGAACCGAGCGGCTCCACGATCTCCACCGGAAGACGCAACTGGCGATCGACGCTCACCTGCCCCGGCTGAACGATGAGATCCTCCGGTCGGATGCCGACGAGCACTTCGCGGTTGCTGTACTCAGCGAGCCGGTTGCGCTGCTCTGGTGCCGCTTCCAGCGTGACATCGCCCGCTACCAACCGGACCGTCCCATCACCAACGACGACGCGGGCCGGGAAGATGTTCATCGCCGGACTACCGATGAACGTCGCGACGAACAGGTTCGCGGGGTGATCGTAGAGGTTTTCCGGTGTGTCCAGCTGCTGGAGCACACCTTGATTCATCACCGCGATACGGTGACCCATGGTCATTGCCTCGACCTGGTCGTGCGTCACGTAGATCGTCGTGACCCCGAGGCGGCGCTGCAGCTTGATCAGCTCGCCGCGTGTCTGGACGCGAAGCTTGGCATCCAGATTGGAAAGCGGCTCGTCCATCAAGAACACCTGTGGTTCGCGAACGATGGCACGACCGAGCGCGACGCGCTGCCGTTGACCACCGGAAAGCTGGCGGGGCTTGCGATTGAGAAGATCCTGAATGCCGAGCATCTCGGCGACTTCTTTCACCCGCCGATCGATCTCCTGCTTGGGCACCTTACGGAGCTTGAGACCGAAGGCCATGTTCTCGTACACCGTCATATGCGGATAGAGTGCGTAATTTTGAAAAACCATCGCGATATCGCGGTCCTTCGGAGGCACATGCGTGACGACGCGGTCACCGATGATGATGTCGCCGCTCGTCACCTCTTCCAGACCAGCCAGACAGCGCAACGCTGTCGTCTTCCCACACCCCGAGGGACCGACGAGGACGAGAAACTCCCCATCCTTGACCTCGAGGGTGAGATCGTTGACAGCAATGACACCGTCGAACCGCTTCGTCACGTGATCATAGATGACTTGGGCCATCTGCACCCTCCGTCATGCAGAACCGGTCACACTCGCGCCGAAGATCGCCCCGCCATTAGTATACGGAAAGCCTGTGCGCGATCCAGCTGCTCATCCTTTCACTGCACCAGCCGTCAGACCAGAAACGTACTGATCGACGAAGAACATGTAGGCGATGGCAACCGGCACGGAACCGAGCATGGCGGCTGCCATGAGCGGACCCCACTGGAAGACATCGGCCCGGATGAGGTCGCTCACCGTCCCGACCGGAATCGTCTTCATCTCGCCCGAACCCATGAAGACGAGGGCGTAGAGGAACTCGTTCCATGACAAGGTAAAGGAAAAGATACCAGCAGAGAGCACTCCGGGGAGAGCCAGCGGCAAGATGATCCGCCACATAGCCTGGAACCGGCTCGCCCCGTCGATCATCGCGCACTCTTCCAACTCGCGCGGGATCGTGCGGAAGTACCCCATCAAGAGCCAGGAGGCGAAAGGAATGAGGAACGTCGGGTACGTCAGGATCAATGCCCAGTACGTGTTGTAAAGCCCGAAGCGGGCGACGACCTGACTCAAGGGGATGAAAAGGAGGGTCGGCGGAATCAAGTAGGCGAGGAAGATCGCAGTACCGGCCAGATTGCCGCCCCGGAAGCGAAAGCGACCGAGCGCGTAACCCATCAAGATGCTGCTCGTCAGCGAGAGAAACGTCGAACCGAATGTCACCACTGCGGTATTCCACGCCCAACGCGGAAAATCGGTATTCGTCAAAAGATAGCGGTAATGGTCGAGCGTCGCCTGTGTCAAGAAGAGCGGATTGATCTTCATGTTGAGCAAAAGTGAATTCGGCTTGAGCGAGATAATGAACATCCAGTAGAAGGGGAACAGGAGAAAAATCGTGAAGAGAGCAAGTGGCAGATAGAGAAAGAGGAGCCGACTGCTCAGCCGATTGCTCCCGACCACTTCAGGCCTCCTGCGAACGAACGTAGCGGAGCAAGAGAGCAGAGAGGACAGCGAGAACCGGGAACATGTACAGAGAAACCGCTGCACCCATCCCGAGCTTACCCGCGCCGCCGATCCCCTCTTGCCAGGCGAAGGTACCGAAAATGTGCGTCGAGTTCGCTGGCCCACCTTTCGTCAGAACATAGACGAGCTGGAAATCCGCGAACGTCCAAATGATCGAGAAGAGTGTGGTGATGACGATGATCCCCTTGATCACCGGCAGCGTCACCGCGAAGAACCGCTGCAGGCTATTAGCCCCCTCGATCGCTGCCGCCTCGTGCAGTTCCTGCGGCACCGCCTGCAGGCCGGCCAGAATGGCCACCGCGAAGAACGGCGTGCCACGCCAAATATTGGCAATACAGAGAGAAATGATGGCATTCGTGCGCGTACCCAGGAACGCGATGTTCGATTCGATGAGTCCCCAGTTCTTCAGCATCCAAGAAAAAGGACTCAACACTGCATCGTAGAGCATCAGCCAAGCCAGGCTGGAAAGCGCGGTCGGTACGATCCACGGAAGCAGGAGAGCCGCGCGCAGCACATTCCGCAGCGGAAACACCTGGTTCAAGAGGAGCGCCAGCAGAAGACCAAGCAACAACTTGAATGGAACAGTCACGAAGCCATAGATGAAGGTGTTGATCACCGTCAGTCGAAAGACACCATCGTGCAGAAGCTCTCGATAGTTCCGAAGCCCGACGAATTCACCACCCGGAAATCCGACCATCCGATCGGTCAGCGAGATCCAGATTCCGAGGAAAAACGGATAGCTCATGAACAGGAGCAAGATCAGCCAGCCGGGCGACATGAACAGGTAGGCGAGAACCGGCTCGCTGTCGAGCCACTGGCGGGCTCGCTCGCGCCAGGTCAGCGGAAGAGCCTGGACAGCGGTCCTGGCTGGCGCAGTCGTCATGGCGTGACTCCGATCGTCATGCTCGTTGCGGTGCATCAGCCGGGCTGGGGCAGTATACCGACTGCCCCAGCCCGGACTCGCTCATCGACTGTAAATCTTCTCCAATTCGCTGGCGCCCCACTGGATCGCTTCCTCGGCATTGCCGGATTGGATCGCGCGGGCGAACGTATCGACCACGACATACCGCGCGAATGCCTCGGCTGCTTTCTCGTTGCCCAGCCCGGCGTAGCCTTTGTTGCGACCGTACTTGGCCGCTTCCACATACGGCACCAGCTTCGGGTCAGCCTTGTAATACGGGTCATCGAGATAGTATTGGGTCGGCGCGACCTGGTATCCCTGC
Protein-coding regions in this window:
- a CDS encoding YebC/PmpR family DNA-binding transcriptional regulator; translated protein: MAGHSKWAQIKRQKQAADFRKGQIFSKLAREIHVAVREGGPNPETNVRLRMAIERARREGMPKDTIENAIAKASGAAGGAAEYETIVYEGYGPGGVAIMAIALTDNRNRTASVVRHIFSKYGGSLGETGSVAWQFETVGQIVVATDGHDPEEIALAAIDAGARDFEVEDDSVIITTDPDQLSDVAEKLEAAGYQIRQADIQRIPTTTVELEGGQAQSALKLLEALEDLDDVQEVYTNASFPAEVRSAV
- a CDS encoding DUF421 domain-containing protein — translated: MWKLTIPVWELILRGLAIYLLFILALRLFGKRQLGQFTVFDLALLLLTANSLQPAMTGTDSSLLGGIILSGTLFIGNWSLGWASLRFPPLKRLLQPPPSILARDGRWDRRALRREWIDLEKAEAALRHAGLEDISQAALVVLEADGTISVIPKQSAVRSQERTP
- a CDS encoding aminotransferase class V-fold PLP-dependent enzyme encodes the protein MSWYERLGVRRVINADARLTRLGGSIMPPEVIAAMAEAAQWYVDLVELQRAVGRRLADLTRNEAAYVTAGAAAGLTLATLACVTGPDPASIARLRAQFPDLEGYKDQVVIQAAHRIPYDPAIRLAGVQLVQIGNALATDPWELESALSERTAAVVYVAGAHLARGAPPLEEVVAVAHAHDVPVIVDAAAQLPPAENLWRFTRDLGADLAIFSGGKDLAGPQSTGLIVGRADLIEAIALHGPPYQQLGRPFKVSREELIGLLVAVERYLTLDHEARVRACEDTVAAWIADFSRIPGVRATRAFPNEAGQPLPRLVLEIDPSCCGMTARELRDRLWEGDPRIAVALHDEHRISLTAETLEPGEAEVVAERIRTILRTTQH
- a CDS encoding ABC transporter ATP-binding protein, coding for MAQVIYDHVTKRFDGVIAVNDLTLEVKDGEFLVLVGPSGCGKTTALRCLAGLEEVTSGDIIIGDRVVTHVPPKDRDIAMVFQNYALYPHMTVYENMAFGLKLRKVPKQEIDRRVKEVAEMLGIQDLLNRKPRQLSGGQRQRVALGRAIVREPQVFLMDEPLSNLDAKLRVQTRGELIKLQRRLGVTTIYVTHDQVEAMTMGHRIAVMNQGVLQQLDTPENLYDHPANLFVATFIGSPAMNIFPARVVVGDGTVRLVAGDVTLEAAPEQRNRLAEYSNREVLVGIRPEDLIVQPGQVSVDRQLRLPVEIVEPLGSETLVHLRGPAGTIIAKADPHVHFSVGELAAVTVKVEHLHAFDPQTELALF
- a CDS encoding carbohydrate ABC transporter permease, yielding MVGSNRLSSRLLFLYLPLALFTIFLLFPFYWMFIISLKPNSLLLNMKINPLFLTQATLDHYRYLLTNTDFPRWAWNTAVVTFGSTFLSLTSSILMGYALGRFRFRGGNLAGTAIFLAYLIPPTLLFIPLSQVVARFGLYNTYWALILTYPTFLIPFASWLLMGYFRTIPRELEECAMIDGASRFQAMWRIILPLALPGVLSAGIFSFTLSWNEFLYALVFMGSGEMKTIPVGTVSDLIRADVFQWGPLMAAAMLGSVPVAIAYMFFVDQYVSGLTAGAVKG
- a CDS encoding carbohydrate ABC transporter permease, producing MTTAPARTAVQALPLTWRERARQWLDSEPVLAYLFMSPGWLILLLFMSYPFFLGIWISLTDRMVGFPGGEFVGLRNYRELLHDGVFRLTVINTFIYGFVTVPFKLLLGLLLALLLNQVFPLRNVLRAALLLPWIVPTALSSLAWLMLYDAVLSPFSWMLKNWGLIESNIAFLGTRTNAIISLCIANIWRGTPFFAVAILAGLQAVPQELHEAAAIEGANSLQRFFAVTLPVIKGIIVITTLFSIIWTFADFQLVYVLTKGGPANSTHIFGTFAWQEGIGGAGKLGMGAAVSLYMFPVLAVLSALLLRYVRSQEA